Part of the Oceanidesulfovibrio indonesiensis genome is shown below.
AACACAGGAAAAGGACAGATGGGCCGGCGTAGGGCCGTCGTACATCAAGCGGGGGAAGCGGGTTCTGTATCGCCGTCGGGATCTGGATTCGTATTTTGGCGGCCTCCGAGTGAAAACCAGAGACCAGGCGTAATGCCATGATGGAACGCTGTATCAATGCAATCAACCGCGTGCCGCTGCATGTCGGGGCACAAGTGGCTGTACCGTTCCGTGGTCTCCTGGTTGGAGTGTCCCATAAGCCGGGCTATCCAGAACAGGGGGACGCCGGAAATGGCCAGCCAGCTGCCAAAGGTGTGGCGCAGCGTGTGGAAGACAACCTTGTGTTTCCGGTCGTCCACCCCGTCGTTCAGCCCAAGAGCTTTGACAGCTCTGGGAAAGAGGCCCGGAACTTCTTTGTGAACACCGCCGTTGCGCGCCGGGAAGACCAGGTGGCCGGGTTGCATCGGAATATTCGTAAGCACCTGCTCCAGTTCGCCGGTGATGAACACTGTGCGGTCCCGGCCCGATTTCGTGTTTTGGGCGCGTATAGTGCCAGCCGCCAGGTTCAGCTGTTCGCCCCTGAGGTTGGCGATTTCACTGAAGCGCAGGCCGGTATACAGGGCGATCATGCACATGCGCCAGAACAGGCGTTGCGGATCACGGCAGCGGCCTTGCACCTCCTGCAGCAGGGCTCTGGCCTCCTGAGGCGTGAGCCAGCGCTGGCGCTGGTTGTCGTAGCGCGGCCACTGGATACGGTCCGTAGGGATCTTTCCCCGGTAGAGGTCCCACAGCTCCGCCTTGCGGTAGATGCTGCGGATCAGAGCCAGGGCGGTTTCAATCGTTTTGGGGCTCTTGCCTTGCTCCTGAAGGGTTGCCTTGAGGGTCTCCAGGTCCAGGGGGGATATTTCGCTCAGCATCTTGCCGCCGAGCTCATCTTTGACCAGGCATTTCCAGCGCGAAAACATCTTTTGAGGCGTTTTGGTGTTGGTGCGGCAATGGTTCTCGTAGTACAAGATCCACGCCTCCTGCAGCGTCAGGCCTTCCTTGGGCCGGACACGCGGCTGCTCGCCCAGCCGGACTTGATTCAGGAGCTCGGTGCGCTTTTGGGAGGCGTATGCGGCGTCCACGCCTTCGGATCGCCAGCCGATCTTATGGCGTTCTTTCTTGCCCTGGTTCTTGATGGTAACGTAGAAACAGACGTCCGGCCGGCCCTGGTGACGTTTGGTTGTGGACGTGTACGCATAGACCCCTGTGTACTTCTTGACGCGCTCCATTCTTTTGCCCCTCTTTTGTCCCCTCGCTGCGGTTTTGTACCTGTTTTGCCACTGCATGCGGCAAAGTGTGGGGGCAGCAGGAAGAAAAGAAACCCTGTAATATCAGGCAGTCGAGGCGTCAAGAAACATGGCGCGGCATGCGAAGGGGGCAAGGCGTTCGAGCATTGCGCTCTTCGGCGTCTGGTTTTTGTGAAGAGCAATAAAGAACCGCCTCCGGCGGCCCGGGAGCCCTTATACCCCGGGGCTCCCTGCCGGGGGCACTGATCAACAAATCCCTGTACAGGGTTCAGGAACCTGGGTCACTGGAGGGAGTTCGAGGGCGAAACCATCGAATTGTATTGCGATTGTCCATAAAAATAGAGAGCAAAAATGCGTATTCGCATAACGTTGCCATTTCCGGTAGAGGGGGTGGAAACCAAGCGAGAGACATTCCATGGAATTAGCCATCATCCTGTTCATCTGCTTCTTCAGTCTGCATTTCTTCCTGCGCCGGGCCAAGAAGGCCGATCCGGAAAAGGCGCTCGAAGACACGCCGAAACGCAACGCAACTTTTCAGGTTCCGAATATGGATGCGTTCCTGACCAGGTTGACCAAGCACGCCGAGCTGGAGGACTATACGCTGGAGATCGACCGGCGGAATCTCGGCCAAATGGTCTTCGGCGAGGCGCCGGACGCCATGTCGTTCGGCTTCTTCTACCCGGTCACGTGGAACCAGCAGCAAGGCGGGAACGCCACCCTCACCGTCGGCATCACTCCGCGGGCCATGAAGTCGGAATTCATGGTTAAACGAAAGTTCGAAAAATTTACGGCAGTAGTGGAAAGGTGCCTGCAAGAAGCTTGAATTGTACAGGTTATTTGTGCCTCCGGCGGCAAGGAAAATATAGTTTTCCTTGACCCCAGTGAGGGGTCGAGGGAGCTTAACTCCCTTGCGGGGAGTTCGAGGGGCAGCGCCCTCTCGTCATCCTGCCCAATCAATTCCTAAAAATAGAAACTCAGCCAGCAGTAGACGCTGTCCGGCGGTCGCAAATCATAATCCGCCCCCGAGGGGACAATGCCGCCGTACTCGGTGTTTTTGCCGCCGGCGGTGATGTTCGCGCCCACGAGGAGTTCGAGGTTGTCGTCGATGGACCAGACAACCCGTGGCTGGAATAAGGCCGAAGGGTCGGCGGCGTTCACGATGGCGGTGACGTAGGCATTGACCAGCGGGTGCAGCTCCACGTTCACTGTGGAGGCGGCGTAGATAGGCCCCAGCGTGAAGAGTTCGCCGCGGGCAAGGCGCTCGGTATAGACGGGGTCTTCCAGGGTGGCGGCGTATTTCGTGTCGGCCAGGGTGTTCAGGTAGACCTCGGCGTAGCCATACCAGTTCTTGCCGAACCAGACCCACGAGTAATCCATGTTCGCCACAAAGGAAAGATAGCCGTCCCGGTTGCGGCTTTGTTCATGCAGGAATGTCCAGGTGGCGCTGGTGCGCCAGGCCGCGCTGCCCAGGTAGCCGGTGGCGCCCAGGCCGAGAACGAAGTCCTCGTAGTGCTTGGCGGCCATGATATCCCATTCGATCCCGCCCAGGCGGCGATGGAGCTTGCCGCCGACCGAGGCGTCCTCCCAGCGGACCTCGCCGGAATCCGGATCCCGCCGCGGCACGCCGACGAGTTCGAGATCGGCGAAGCCGGCATCTGCATGAACATAAGCCATGTCGTCGCCCAGTTTGTAGTCGCGGATCACGTCCGTGGGCGCGAAGGGGTTGAGCAGGTCCATGGGGTTGAAGAGAAAGCCGTTGCCCCACGTGACGGCCTGGCGTCCCAGGCGGACCATGCGCACTGGCCCGGACCGCGGCATGAGGCTGATGTTGAGCCGGTCGAACCGCTGCTGGATGTAGTAATCGTCGTTTTCTTCAATAAAGTATGTGAGGTCCATGAGCCGGCGGTCGTCGTTGACGGCGCCGCCCAGTCCGAGGCCGCGAGTGGCGGAACCGCCCGAGGACGAGCCCCCGCCTGTCTGCGAGCTGATGTGGCGGGTGTCACCGCCCACGAAGAATGTCTCGTGGTGGACCTCGAAGGCGGCCCAGTCTTCGTAATAGAGATTGGCCTTGAGCCGCAGTTCGGCCTGGCCGTCGAAAAGCAGGTCATCTGTTTGCTGGCCGAGGATGGAGCCAGGGTGCGCGTAGCCCATGGAGCCGTAGAGCTTGGCGTGGCCGCCCCATTCCAGCTCGAAGCCGTCGAGCCAGGAGGGGCGTTCTTCGGCAGTCTCGGTGGCGTTGGTGGACGTGGCGTCATCCGCCCGAGCCGGCGCTGCAAGAGTCGGCAACAGGCAGAGCAGCGCGGCGCAAAGCAGGCCCGCCCGCCCTCTCATCCGCGCACCTCGTCGCTGGCGATACGGCCGTCCTTGAGCCGCACCAGCCGGCTGGCGTGCTCCATGACCATGCTGTCGTGGGTTGAGAAGATGAAGGTGACGCCCTTGTTCTCATTCATGGCGTGCATCATGTCGAGCAGGCCTTCGCCGGTTGTGGAGTCCAGATTGGCGGTTGGTTCGTCCGCCAGCACGATGGCGGGACCTGCGACGATGGCTCGGGCTACGGCCACACGCTGCTGCTGGCCGCCGGAAAGCTCGGCCGGCCGCCGGTCGTACATGCCAGCCAGGCCGACATCGTCCAGAATGGCGCGTGCTTTGTCATGACGTTCTTTTTCCGAAACGCCCTGCAGCAGCATGACGAACTCCACGTTTTCCTGCGCGGAGAGCACGGGGATGAGGTTGTAGGCCTGGAAGATGAAGCCGATCTTGGCAAGCCGCATGTCGGCCAATTCGCTCTGCTTCAGGTCGTTCAGAGTGCGGCCGTCCACCACCACGGTGCCTGCGTCCGGTTTGTCCAACCCGCCGATCATGTTGAGCAGAGTGGTCTTGCCCGAGCCGGAAGGGCCGGCCAGGGCCACGAACCCGCCGGGGTCGATGGTCAGGCTCACATTGTCCAGGGCGCGTACTTCAGTCTGACCCTGGGTGTAGACTTTTGAAATATCAGTGCATGCAACGATGCTCATGGCGATTCTCCGCAGACCGGATCAGGTGTGGGTCAGGGCTTCAACCGGGGTGAAGCGCGCGGCCTTCACGGCCGGGTACACGCTGACGAGCGCGCCCAGCACGAAGACCAGCAGGTTGGCGGACACCACGCTGTTGATGGTGACCACGGGATAGACCACCCGCGACATGCCGAAGTACTCCGAGCCTCGCGCGAAGGCCGAAAAGTCGATGCCCGTTTCGGCCAGGGCGGCAACGCTGGCGAATCCCAGAATGTTGCCGCCGGCCATGCCAATGACCAGCAGAAGCAACGCCTCGGCAAGCACGAGCCGTACGATCCACCACGGCTTCATGCCCAGCGCCTTGAGCAGCCCGAACTCGCGGATGCGCTCCAGCACGGCCATGAGGATGGTGTTCACGATGCCGAACCCCATGGCGATGAAGACCACGAGGTACCAGAGGTACATGTACGTATCCACGTTGCCGAGATAGGCGGAAATGAGCGGCAGCAGCTCCTTCCAGGTATGGACCTCGTAGTTCGTGGACGGATCCTGCCGTTGGAGAGCTTGTGAAATGTTCGCGGCCACGGATTCGCTCTGTTCGATGTCAGGCAGGAGGATCGCGAACTCGGAGATTGCGTTCTCCAGGCCGAGCATCTCACGCGCCGCCGGGACGGAGACGAAGACGAAGCCCTTTTCCGTGGCGTCCAGTTCCGCAACGAATACGCCGTGGATGCGGAACGCGCGGGATGCGATCTCGCCGTCGGCGTCCTGGGCCATGAGCACCATTTTCTTGCCCACATCGGTCTCGAAGTCCTCGGCCAGGGCATGGCCCACGATGATGGCGTAGGGATCGTCCGCCGCGAACATCTCGCCGGCCATCAGGGCATCCGGCTTGAAGAAGGAGACCCCGGCCTCGCGTTCCGGGTCGATGCCCACGATGGTGACGCCAGCCGTGTTACGGGCCGTATTCACCACGCCGTCGACCCGGATGCGTTTAGTCCAGTGGCTGCCCGCCGGAAGTTCGCGTTCCAGAACCGCTTCCACCGGCTCTGCGTTCGGCATGACGTTTTCGATGACCGGGTCGTCCCGGAAGCCCTGCGCGTGCACCTGGATGTGGCCGGTCAGGGTATTGATGGCGTTGTTCATCATGCTGTCGAGCATGCCCATCATGAAGGCGGTGAAAAAGATGAGGCTCCACACGCCGATGAGAATGGCCGCGAGCAGTACGAGCGTGCGTTTTGTATTGCGCCAGAGATTGCGCCAGGCCATGTGGAAGAACATGTCTATATGCCTCGTTGTCAGACGGTGGGCAGGGCCTCGACGGGGTTGATGGAGCGCACCTTGAGCGCCGGGAAAAGCGCCGTGATGAAAGTGATGACCAGGACGATGCCCGGGCCGACGGTAAGCGCAACCATATTGAGCTTGGGGTAGAGCCGTTCCGGAATGCCGTACTGCTGGACCATGTCCCGGATGCTTTCGCCCAGCGGGATGCCGTGGGATTGGAAGAACAGGGTAACGCCTACGCCGAGAGCGAGGCCGGCAACGAGGCCGGCCAGGGTGAGGAAGGTGGATTCGATGAGCAGCAGCCGGGTGAGCCGGCCGGGCCGCGCGCCCAGGGCCATGAGCACGCCGAACTCGCGGGTGCGCTCGAACACGGCCATGAGGAAGGTGTTGAGGATGCTGAAGGCCACGACCACGGTGAGCATGAGGTACATGATGATACCGCTCACGAAGTCCAGTGTGATGGACTCCTTGAGTCCGGGCAAGAGCTCGTCCCAGCTCAGGGCGACAAGGGGCGGCTCATTTTCGATTTCGCCCAGTGTGCTGGACAATTCCTTTCGTACGTCCCCTGCCGCATCCAGGGAGTCGGCCAGCACCACAATCTCGTGCACGGCTCCGCGCATGCTGAACGTCTCCTGGAAGTGCGCAAGCGGCACCTGGATGGATGCGCGGTCGAACTCGTCCTGGCCCGAGGAATAGATGCCCTTGATAGTGTAGACCATGGCGGCGATGGAGCCGTCCCGGCCATTGCCCAGCACTACGAGTTCGTCGCCGAGGCCGATCTTGAGGTTCTTGGCCAGCAGTCGGCCCACCAACGCCTGGTTGCCGTCGTCCGGTTCCAGGTACTCGCCTTCGCGGATGAGCGTTTTCAGAGTGGAGACGCGGGCTTCGGCCTCGGGGTCTATGCCTACGACCATGCCGCCGTAGGTGCGCTCTTCAGAGGAGAGCAGGGCGAAGCCGTTGGCACGGGCGGTGTAGGCCGCCACCCGGGGGATGGAATCCAACACGTCGGCCACGGCTGCCGGGTCTTCCACCACCTGCCACATTTTGCCTTCGTCGTGGTATTTTTCCGCCTGGATCTGCATGTGGCCCGTGCGGATGGCCACGGCGTTGCCTATCATGGCGTCGTACGTGCCCATCTGAAATGCGAGCATGAATACGAGCAGCGCCACGGCAAAGGCGATTGCCGTCATGGTGAGCACGGACCGGCGCGGGTTCCGCCAGATGTTGCGCCAGCCCATCCGCGATTCGATGGACACAGGGCTACCTCAATGACCGCTTGAGGGCCTGCACGGTGAAGAGGTCGTCGTCCAGCTCCACGCCGAACTCCAGTTCCTTGTAATCGAGCAGGGTGTATTCTTCTGTCTCGTCGGTCTTGTGCATCTTCCACACAGTGGGGTACAACCGGCCGCCCATCTCGTTTATCTCAAGCATTTCCAGAATCTTAACCGACTCCATGTCCTCGTCGAAAAATTCCTGGGAGATGTAGATGTCGTCCTCGCGAACCTTGAGCACCTGCTTGCCCCACACCACGGGCGCACGCGGCTTGGGAATGGACTCGACGACGTACACCGTTTTGCCTTCGTGCTCCTCCTCGCCAATGATCTCGTGGGTGTAGTCCGTAAGGATTGTGTCGGACTTGGCGAGGTCGTTGTTGGAGAAGTCCGAGCCCATCCAGGACTGGGACATCATGGACGGCGGAATCTTGATGACGCGGTTGATCTTTGGGTTGTAGGTCCACATCTCCTGGCCCAGCTTCAGGGTGCCGTTGTCCTTGTCCTTGGCCGGGGCGATGATCTTGAAGATGCTGTCCTCCACGCCCTTGGTCCAGGCCTTGATGGTCATGGTCCGTTCCCAGTTGGGACGGTGGATGGTCATGTCCACCACGGATACCGAGGTCTGCCCGCGCATATAGTCATGGGCGCGCTGAACAAGCTCCTCCTCGGTGACGGCACGTGCGGTTTGCGCCGAAAGTACCAGCAGAATGGCTCCAAGAAGAGCGACCATATTTCGCATCGTCATACAAATACACTCCTGCGTCATGTCCGTGGGGCGTGAGCCCCGTGAGCAGCGCGTCCAGTTGTTATGCGTTCACCGCGGCGGCGTCCATGTCCTCGAACATCCTGGCTTGCAGTCCGAGGGCGCCCCACATGCCCACGAGGGAGGCGGCAACTGCCTCGGGGTTGAGTTCCGGGCGTATTTCGCCGCGTGCCTGCCTCTCGCGGAGGATGTCCGGTACTCCAGATACACCCGCCGGAACGCATTCCGGAGCCGTTCCCGCATGGGAGAGGCGCCGGCCGCGGTCCAGAACTCCAGCAACAGGCTGTACATTGTACTGGATTTCTCGATCCACGCCATCACTGCTTCCGAAAGTCCCAGCAACCGCTCCACGGCCGATGCGCCGGCTGTCGCCCGGGTCTGCACTGCATCGGCCAGCTGCCCCATGAGCCATTCGAAGACCGCAAAGAACAGATCGCATAATACTCGTAGACCGAGCACTTGTCCACCCCGGCGCGCGCAGCGGTCTCTGCCACGGTGGTGCCGGCGAACACTGCGGCTGCGGCCTCGGCAATGGCTTCGCGCTGTGCGCTTTTCTTGTCTTTGGTTGTCATGGAAACCATTGCAGCGATTCCCTTGTTCTTCCCGCCAACCGGACGTTCAGTGTTACACTGAACTCGCATGCATGTGGTGTCAATTGGCGCTCGGGAAACAGATGGCCGACGCGCCGATCACCCGGCAGGCGGCTGCCAGATTGAATCGGACACGATGAGCCGCAGGCATTTGCGGAAGCCCAGGTTGATGGGCAAAAAGAAGAAGGGCCGGACGAATGGCCTGCGCAGGATGCGCCGCCGTATGCCGCGCAAGGAGTAGATGCGTTTCCAGCAGGAGCGCATGCCCCAGTGGAGCTGGCTCGGCGTCATGTTGCGGGGGGTGAACGCGACGGAGCCGTGGTCGTAGTCCTGCCAGTCGCGGCTGGTGATGCGGCCCTCGGCCTCCATCCTTTCGTATACGCGCGTGCCGGGCAATGGCGTGAGGATGAGCGTAAACGCCGTTTCCAGCTGGTTTTCCAAGGCAAAATCTGCAATACGGTCGAAGACTTCCGGCCCGTCCTCGTCGAATCCCACGATGAACGTGCCCATCACGCCGATACCGCGTTCGTGCAGCTTGCGGACGCATTCAGCGTATTCCGTCACCCGGTTGGTGTGCTTGCCCACGGCGTTTATGGTCGCCTGATTCAGCGACTCGAACCCGATATTCACACTCATGCAGCCGGATTCGGCGAGCAGGTCGAGCATCTCGTCGTTCCTGGCCACATTGAAGCTCACGTGGCCGTACCAGCGCAGGTCGACACGCCTGAACACCTCGCAGACCTTACGGGCATGCGCAGGCTCGGACATGAGGTTCGAGTCCATCACGTAGAGCAGCCGTTTCTCGATGAAGTAGGGGATGTCTGCGTGCCAGTGGCGGGCTATCCACTCCTTCCAGCGCGCCTGGGGCGGACGCGGCCCGAAGACCTCCATGAGCTCCGCCTCGATCTGTTCCGGCGGCCGTGTGCGGAACCGCGCCCCGTAGAAGTTCTGGACGTTGCAGAATCCGCAGCCCACCGGGCAGCCGCGCGTGGTCTCGATGACCTCGCCGGGGTGGTAGAACTTCCGGTTCACGAGATCGCGCCGGGGAAGGGGCAGGGAGCCCAGGTCGGCGGGGCGGCCCTCATAGCGAGGGTGCAGTGACCCATGCAGATAATCGTCCAGCACCTCGGGCCAGACCGCTTCCACTTCGCCTGCGATGACCGCATCCGCATGATCCAGTGCTTCTTCGGGCAGGGCGGTCACGTGCATGCCGCAGAGCACCACGCGGGTGCCCTCGGCTCGCAGCCTGTCCGCGATGCGATAGACGTTGGGCATGTGGTGGGTCAGCCCGGTGATGAGCGCGATATCTCCCTGGCCGTATGGTACGGGCTCGAAGCACTCGTCCACTATGCTGATGTCGAAGGACTCCGGCGTCACGGCGGCGACCAGCGCCAGATTGGTGGCCGGGTACCCCAGCAGCGGCAGTTTCATGCCGAAAGCTCTGTTGCGAAGTCTGGAGCCCGTGGATGCGGCGATGAGCAGGACGCGGGGTTTGTCGGACATGGAGCAGGAATGAGGTCGGTGCGGCTATTTGGGAATACTGGTGGAGATGGTGACGTCCGCCTCGACGACCTTCACGTCGTCCGCAAATACAACGCCGGAGATCATGGCCAGGGGGCCCCAGTTTTTGGTGATTTCCACCTCGGCGCGCAACTCTGCCGGCAGGTGGATGGAGCCGTGGCTTTTCGCGTTGAACCCGGCAAGGTAACCAGGAGCGCGGACGGACGGCGTGTCCGGCACAGGATCAATTAGCTTTGCCACTATGGCCGCTGTCTGCGCGATCATCTCAATGGCCTGCAGCCAGGGGAGGAAGGTTCCGCCCGGCGCCGCCATGGGATCGTCCGCCGGCACCGCGCGAAAACCTACGCCACGCACGCCGGGGGCGATGTCTTCCACCCGTTCCACAAAGAGCATGGGCGGCCGGTGCGGCAGTACGAGTTCAATGGTCCGGTCGTCGGCGCGCATGGCTATATTCCTGTCACCGCCGGCTTGAAAGATTTGTGCGCCTTGCGCAGCGCCGGCACGTGGCCGAAGTTCATGGGCATGAAGATGATGTTGCTGCGCCGCTTGATGGACGAGGGCCGGAACAGTCGCCTGACCGTGGAGCCGATGGAGTAGAAGCCCTTGTTCACCTTCCAGAAACCTTCCTGCAGCTCGTCCACGCTCATCTGTTTGGGTCTGTAGACCACGGTGGCCATGTCGTAGTGCCGCCAGTCCGTGGTGAGGATTCGGCCTTCGGCTTCCAGCCGTTTGTGGATGCGCGTGCCAGGAAACGGCGTGAGCACCGGCAGGAATGCGCCGTCGATGGCGTTTTTGTCTGCGAACTCCAGGAACGTGTCGAACACGGCCGGAGTGTCGAAATCATAGCCGAACACGAAAGAGCCGTACACGCCGATGCCGTGGTCGTGGATTCGCTTGATGGCTTCTTCGTAGAATGCGACCGAGTTCGTCACCTTGCCCATCACCTCGATATTCTTGGTGTTCAGGCTCTCGAATCCGATGAAGATGCCGTGGCAGCCGGCCTCGGCCAGCAGTTGCAGCATTTCCGGGTCCTTGGCAACGGTGATGGGCGCCTGGCAGACCCAGCGCAGCCGCGTCTTTTTCAGATCATGCAGCAGCGTTTCGGCGTGGCGGCGGTTGGCAAGCAGGTTGTCGTCCCCGAAAAAGATGTACCCCCGCGACTTGCTCAGGGATTCCACTTCCTGCCGCACTGTTTCCACTGGTCTGGTGCGGTAGGTGCCTCCGAAAAATGCA
Proteins encoded:
- a CDS encoding tyrosine-type recombinase/integrase; this translates as MERVKKYTGVYAYTSTTKRHQGRPDVCFYVTIKNQGKKERHKIGWRSEGVDAAYASQKRTELLNQVRLGEQPRVRPKEGLTLQEAWILYYENHCRTNTKTPQKMFSRWKCLVKDELGGKMLSEISPLDLETLKATLQEQGKSPKTIETALALIRSIYRKAELWDLYRGKIPTDRIQWPRYDNQRQRWLTPQEARALLQEVQGRCRDPQRLFWRMCMIALYTGLRFSEIANLRGEQLNLAAGTIRAQNTKSGRDRTVFITGELEQVLTNIPMQPGHLVFPARNGGVHKEVPGLFPRAVKALGLNDGVDDRKHKVVFHTLRHTFGSWLAISGVPLFWIARLMGHSNQETTERYSHLCPDMQRHAVDCIDTAFHHGITPGLWFSLGGRQNTNPDPDGDTEPASPA
- a CDS encoding ABC transporter ATP-binding protein codes for the protein MSIVACTDISKVYTQGQTEVRALDNVSLTIDPGGFVALAGPSGSGKTTLLNMIGGLDKPDAGTVVVDGRTLNDLKQSELADMRLAKIGFIFQAYNLIPVLSAQENVEFVMLLQGVSEKERHDKARAILDDVGLAGMYDRRPAELSGGQQQRVAVARAIVAGPAIVLADEPTANLDSTTGEGLLDMMHAMNENKGVTFIFSTHDSMVMEHASRLVRLKDGRIASDEVRG
- a CDS encoding ABC transporter permease: MFFHMAWRNLWRNTKRTLVLLAAILIGVWSLIFFTAFMMGMLDSMMNNAINTLTGHIQVHAQGFRDDPVIENVMPNAEPVEAVLERELPAGSHWTKRIRVDGVVNTARNTAGVTIVGIDPEREAGVSFFKPDALMAGEMFAADDPYAIIVGHALAEDFETDVGKKMVLMAQDADGEIASRAFRIHGVFVAELDATEKGFVFVSVPAAREMLGLENAISEFAILLPDIEQSESVAANISQALQRQDPSTNYEVHTWKELLPLISAYLGNVDTYMYLWYLVVFIAMGFGIVNTILMAVLERIREFGLLKALGMKPWWIVRLVLAEALLLLVIGMAGGNILGFASVAALAETGIDFSAFARGSEYFGMSRVVYPVVTINSVVSANLLVFVLGALVSVYPAVKAARFTPVEALTHT
- a CDS encoding ABC transporter permease; this translates as MSIESRMGWRNIWRNPRRSVLTMTAIAFAVALLVFMLAFQMGTYDAMIGNAVAIRTGHMQIQAEKYHDEGKMWQVVEDPAAVADVLDSIPRVAAYTARANGFALLSSEERTYGGMVVGIDPEAEARVSTLKTLIREGEYLEPDDGNQALVGRLLAKNLKIGLGDELVVLGNGRDGSIAAMVYTIKGIYSSGQDEFDRASIQVPLAHFQETFSMRGAVHEIVVLADSLDAAGDVRKELSSTLGEIENEPPLVALSWDELLPGLKESITLDFVSGIIMYLMLTVVVAFSILNTFLMAVFERTREFGVLMALGARPGRLTRLLLIESTFLTLAGLVAGLALGVGVTLFFQSHGIPLGESIRDMVQQYGIPERLYPKLNMVALTVGPGIVLVITFITALFPALKVRSINPVEALPTV
- a CDS encoding outer membrane lipoprotein-sorting protein, with translation MTMRNMVALLGAILLVLSAQTARAVTEEELVQRAHDYMRGQTSVSVVDMTIHRPNWERTMTIKAWTKGVEDSIFKIIAPAKDKDNGTLKLGQEMWTYNPKINRVIKIPPSMMSQSWMGSDFSNNDLAKSDTILTDYTHEIIGEEEHEGKTVYVVESIPKPRAPVVWGKQVLKVREDDIYISQEFFDEDMESVKILEMLEINEMGGRLYPTVWKMHKTDETEEYTLLDYKELEFGVELDDDLFTVQALKRSLR
- a CDS encoding B12-binding domain-containing radical SAM protein; this translates as MSDKPRVLLIAASTGSRLRNRAFGMKLPLLGYPATNLALVAAVTPESFDISIVDECFEPVPYGQGDIALITGLTHHMPNVYRIADRLRAEGTRVVLCGMHVTALPEEALDHADAVIAGEVEAVWPEVLDDYLHGSLHPRYEGRPADLGSLPLPRRDLVNRKFYHPGEVIETTRGCPVGCGFCNVQNFYGARFRTRPPEQIEAELMEVFGPRPPQARWKEWIARHWHADIPYFIEKRLLYVMDSNLMSEPAHARKVCEVFRRVDLRWYGHVSFNVARNDEMLDLLAESGCMSVNIGFESLNQATINAVGKHTNRVTEYAECVRKLHERGIGVMGTFIVGFDEDGPEVFDRIADFALENQLETAFTLILTPLPGTRVYERMEAEGRITSRDWQDYDHGSVAFTPRNMTPSQLHWGMRSCWKRIYSLRGIRRRILRRPFVRPFFFLPINLGFRKCLRLIVSDSIWQPPAG
- a CDS encoding 3-hydroxyacyl-ACP dehydratase FabZ family protein, giving the protein MRADDRTIELVLPHRPPMLFVERVEDIAPGVRGVGFRAVPADDPMAAPGGTFLPWLQAIEMIAQTAAIVAKLIDPVPDTPSVRAPGYLAGFNAKSHGSIHLPAELRAEVEITKNWGPLAMISGVVFADDVKVVEADVTISTSIPK
- a CDS encoding B12-binding domain-containing radical SAM protein; this translates as MHILFVVPGWPKGSFWDVLFFKFPPLAPATLAALTPPEHEVSYVDENVSPLDPDMTPDLVAITAMTPLAPRGYEIADMFRAKGVPVIMGGIHASNMPDEAAEHADAVVIGEADMIWADIVRDAERGELKPVYKQDSYTDMEAIRPARRSIYPKKGYFFENIIQTTRGCPFKCEFCTVTAFFGGTYRTRPVETVRQEVESLSKSRGYIFFGDDNLLANRRHAETLLHDLKKTRLRWVCQAPITVAKDPEMLQLLAEAGCHGIFIGFESLNTKNIEVMGKVTNSVAFYEEAIKRIHDHGIGVYGSFVFGYDFDTPAVFDTFLEFADKNAIDGAFLPVLTPFPGTRIHKRLEAEGRILTTDWRHYDMATVVYRPKQMSVDELQEGFWKVNKGFYSIGSTVRRLFRPSSIKRRSNIIFMPMNFGHVPALRKAHKSFKPAVTGI